In Edaphobacter paludis, a single window of DNA contains:
- a CDS encoding nucleoside transporter C-terminal domain-containing protein encodes MARFTGLLGLIVFIGIAYVFSTNRRAIRWRTVAWGLGLQFLFAFLVLDSSLGQRFLAAAGNAVNKLLSYSVAGSTMVFGPLGGNNAAVAVFAFRVLPTIIFISAFFAVLYYIGFMQLVIRAFAWVMQKTMGISGAESTNVAASIFMGQTEAPLTIRPFLNGATYSELMTIMTSGMAHVSGGIMAAYIAYGIHASDLLAAVIMTAPGTILISKMLVPETEVPATAGIVKMPPTEEHSNENFLGAITRGTIDGGSLAFNVAIMLISFLALVSLANGIFGGVHNLLAPHHIPFPSSLNAILGFFFAPVAWLIGIPWREAKLVGNLLGTRTILNELIAYTNLGAQKALISPRSFTITTFALCGFANLSSIGIQIGGIGALIPERRNDLARLGFRAMVAGTLANLMSAAIVSMLIK; translated from the coding sequence TTGGCTCGGTTCACCGGTCTTCTCGGACTTATTGTCTTCATCGGCATCGCCTACGTCTTCTCCACGAACCGTCGCGCTATCCGCTGGCGCACCGTAGCCTGGGGCCTCGGCCTGCAATTCCTCTTTGCCTTCCTGGTGCTCGATTCCTCTCTAGGCCAGCGTTTCCTCGCCGCCGCTGGCAACGCCGTCAACAAGCTGCTCTCATACTCCGTCGCCGGTTCGACCATGGTCTTCGGCCCACTCGGCGGCAACAACGCCGCCGTCGCCGTCTTCGCCTTCCGCGTCCTGCCCACGATCATCTTCATCTCAGCCTTCTTCGCCGTCCTCTACTACATCGGCTTCATGCAGCTTGTCATCCGCGCCTTCGCCTGGGTCATGCAAAAGACGATGGGCATCTCTGGAGCCGAATCCACCAACGTCGCCGCCAGCATCTTCATGGGTCAAACCGAAGCCCCGCTCACGATCCGTCCCTTCCTCAACGGAGCCACTTACTCCGAACTGATGACCATCATGACTTCAGGTATGGCTCACGTCTCCGGCGGAATCATGGCGGCCTACATCGCCTACGGCATCCACGCCTCCGACCTCCTCGCCGCCGTCATCATGACCGCGCCCGGCACCATCCTCATCTCCAAGATGCTCGTCCCCGAGACCGAAGTCCCCGCCACCGCAGGCATCGTCAAGATGCCCCCAACCGAAGAGCACAGCAACGAAAACTTCCTCGGAGCCATCACCCGCGGCACCATCGACGGCGGCTCGCTCGCCTTCAACGTCGCCATCATGCTCATCAGCTTCCTCGCGCTCGTCAGCCTCGCCAACGGCATCTTTGGCGGAGTTCACAACCTCCTCGCCCCGCACCACATTCCCTTCCCATCGAGCCTCAACGCCATCCTCGGCTTCTTCTTCGCTCCCGTCGCGTGGCTCATCGGTATTCCCTGGCGCGAGGCCAAACTCGTCGGCAACCTCCTCGGCACGCGCACCATCCTCAACGAACTGATCGCCTACACCAATCTCGGAGCACAGAAAGCGCTCATCTCTCCCCGCAGCTTCACCATTACCACCTTCGCGCTCTGTGGCTTTGCCAACCTCAGTTCTATCGGTATCCAGATCGGCGGCATCGGCGCTCTCATCCCCGAGCGCCGCAACGACCTCGCCCGCCTCGGCTTCCGCGCCATGGTTGCTGGAACCCTGGCCAACCTCATGTCCGCCGCCATCGTCTCCATGCTCATCAAATAG
- the cdd gene encoding cytidine deaminase — protein MPSNPASELTPSLVAQLQHKAAAAAQKAYAPYSHFRVGAALLLEDGTIVTGCNVENASYRLTTCAEQTAITSAVALHGPAIRIRAIAVANLNNAASQPCGACRQTILEFSTPDTLIFFPKPDGTFDQATIAELLPAAFLLNK, from the coding sequence ATGCCGTCGAATCCTGCCTCCGAACTCACCCCATCACTGGTCGCACAACTCCAGCACAAAGCTGCCGCAGCCGCGCAAAAAGCCTACGCCCCCTACAGCCACTTCCGCGTAGGCGCCGCCCTCCTCCTTGAAGATGGCACCATCGTCACCGGCTGCAACGTAGAAAACGCCTCTTACCGCCTCACCACCTGCGCCGAGCAGACCGCCATCACCTCCGCCGTCGCCCTCCACGGTCCCGCCATCCGCATCCGCGCCATCGCCGTAGCCAACCTCAACAACGCCGCCAGCCAACCCTGTGGAGCCTGCCGTCAGACCATCCTGGAGTTCAGCACCCCCGATACCCTCATCTTCTTCCCCAAACCAGATGGCACCTTCGACCAGGCCACCATCGCCGAACTCCTCCCCGCAGCTTTTCTCCTAAATAAATGA
- a CDS encoding thymidine phosphorylase: MTQPIHPIDIILHKRDGLALTDAEINAFIRAIVDRTPEKQFVTDAQIASLLMAIFQRGLDTRELATLTTAMRFSGETFDATPLHTFTVDKHSTGGVGDKTSLLIAPILAAAGLSKPTPAGIPGICVPMISGRSLGHTGGTLDKLETIPGFNTQLNLQQLADTLKNCGAALIGQTPSIVPADRILYALRDHTGTVESPFLICASIMSKKLAESLNALVLDVKVGSGAFMPTYEKSKFLAELMVRTGKASGTRTVALLTSMEEPLGRFSGNWLEVWECVDIMQGKRHPMSADLIELSNILSGWMLHLAGQAATPEAGAKLSNEILTSGAAYNAWLKIIAAQGGDTTIFENPAAFHKPKATRSLTASQDGYLSSMDCKQVGWAVQRLGAGRAKPGDPVSAHAGIEMHAKLGDKLKKGQPLVTLFSEDAALLNEPEAMLRETLRLSPTPPKLQPLIREVITANKLA, translated from the coding sequence ATGACCCAGCCCATCCACCCCATCGACATCATCCTCCACAAACGCGACGGCCTGGCCCTCACCGACGCCGAGATCAACGCCTTCATCCGCGCCATAGTAGATCGCACACCAGAAAAACAATTCGTCACCGACGCTCAAATCGCCAGCCTCCTCATGGCCATCTTCCAGCGCGGCCTCGACACCCGCGAGCTAGCCACGCTCACCACCGCGATGCGCTTCTCCGGCGAAACCTTCGACGCGACGCCCCTTCATACGTTCACCGTAGACAAGCATTCCACTGGCGGCGTCGGCGACAAGACCTCGCTCCTCATCGCCCCCATCCTCGCGGCCGCAGGTCTATCGAAACCCACGCCCGCCGGCATCCCCGGCATCTGCGTCCCCATGATCAGCGGCCGCTCGCTCGGCCACACCGGCGGCACCCTCGACAAGCTTGAAACCATCCCCGGCTTCAACACTCAGCTCAACCTCCAGCAACTCGCCGACACACTCAAAAATTGCGGAGCCGCCCTCATCGGCCAAACCCCCAGCATCGTTCCCGCCGATCGCATCCTTTATGCGCTGAGAGACCACACCGGCACCGTCGAATCCCCCTTCCTCATCTGCGCGAGCATCATGAGCAAGAAGCTCGCCGAAAGCCTCAACGCCCTCGTCCTCGACGTCAAAGTAGGCAGCGGAGCCTTCATGCCCACCTACGAAAAATCCAAATTCCTCGCCGAGCTTATGGTCCGCACCGGCAAAGCCTCCGGCACCCGCACCGTCGCCCTCCTCACTTCCATGGAAGAGCCGCTGGGCCGCTTCTCCGGCAACTGGCTCGAAGTATGGGAGTGCGTCGACATCATGCAGGGCAAACGCCACCCCATGTCCGCCGACCTCATCGAACTCTCGAACATCCTCTCCGGCTGGATGCTCCACCTTGCAGGCCAGGCCGCCACACCCGAAGCCGGAGCAAAGCTCTCCAACGAAATCCTCACCAGCGGAGCAGCCTACAACGCTTGGCTCAAAATCATCGCAGCCCAGGGCGGCGACACCACCATCTTCGAAAACCCCGCAGCCTTCCACAAACCCAAAGCCACCCGCAGCCTCACCGCCTCGCAAGATGGCTACCTCAGCAGCATGGATTGCAAACAAGTAGGCTGGGCCGTCCAGCGTCTCGGCGCAGGCCGAGCCAAACCCGGCGACCCGGTCAGCGCACACGCCGGTATAGAGATGCACGCCAAGCTAGGCGACAAGCTCAAAAAAGGCCAGCCCCTCGTCACCCTCTTCAGCGAAGACGCTGCACTCCTCAACGAACCCGAAGCTATGCTTCGCGAAACCCTCCGACTCTCCCCTACCCCACCAAAGCTCCAACCGCTCATCCGCGAAGTCATCACCGCAAACAAACTAGCCTGA
- a CDS encoding AMP-binding protein — protein sequence MRAHLATLVHEFRQHAAQTAVVSHRGNRSYRTTYGELAQLAGRFAAELERRNIAPGERVLLWGENSAEWIGVFFGCLLRGVIVVPLDAAGTNEFAELVLKDVAPRLLAGDQNLLANLKTDLPQLYLSCLAAHLPTTPLFAISDAVNENIPFQIVFTSGTTAEPRGIVHSHRNVLASLQPIENEMAKYKKYERWVHPLRFLHALPLSHVFGQFMGLWTPALLAAEVHFVDQFEARRMTHLIRRERISVLIAVPRILQLLRAHLLGQFPSLAESLQRTKGLSIWKRWWRFRRIHRTLGLKFWAIISGGATLPAELEAFWNQLGFALIQGYGMTETAALVTLNHPFRIGRGTIGKALPGREVRISNEGEILVRGDILASATWQRGTMRPREGEWLATGDLAAENESGELRFLGRKGDLIVTAAGMNIHPADLEEAISRQPGVRGCAVVPCETASGTEPVAVVLFSGNEEELQAAAVSANRTLADYQQIRRILRWPELQFPYTTTGKLLRRKVTQWACDTLSHQQSSNPSSEDVLINLIAEITGESISGTGDSLRLSEDLHLDSLGRVQLQSELEQRLGLELQDDRIAGMERLGDLRKLLSEESSANLLPLSTAQAIEAKTNASQPQISPLEKPAAAPPHHIYPRWPWSWPVKTIRIVFIELVMRPLTRLLAAPRVIRLRDDLPSGPLLIIANHVTAYDGALVLYALPPALRHRTAIAMSGEMLFDLRRGQNQRNALLNLLSPIGYWLVTAFFNVFPMPQLRGFQQSFEHAGEAMDQGYSVLVFPEGARSPDAKLTPFRSGIGLLTQQSRVPVLPIALAGLGQMKKTGWFRSGHLEIRIGTPILPDQQATPAELTAKLEASVQQLTAK from the coding sequence GTGCGCGCTCATCTGGCCACTCTCGTGCACGAGTTTCGCCAGCACGCTGCCCAAACCGCGGTGGTGTCCCATCGCGGCAACCGCAGCTATCGAACCACCTATGGCGAGCTCGCCCAGCTTGCAGGCCGCTTCGCCGCAGAGCTTGAGCGCCGCAACATAGCACCCGGCGAGCGAGTCCTCCTCTGGGGCGAAAACTCCGCAGAGTGGATCGGCGTCTTCTTTGGCTGCCTGCTGCGCGGAGTCATCGTGGTCCCCCTCGACGCTGCAGGCACAAACGAATTCGCCGAGCTCGTCCTCAAAGATGTTGCCCCACGACTGCTCGCAGGCGACCAGAATCTCTTAGCCAATCTAAAAACAGACTTACCGCAGCTATATCTCTCCTGCCTGGCAGCACATCTCCCCACCACGCCCCTCTTCGCAATTAGCGACGCTGTCAACGAGAACATTCCATTCCAGATCGTCTTCACCTCCGGCACCACAGCGGAGCCAAGGGGCATCGTCCACTCCCACCGCAACGTGCTTGCAAGCCTTCAGCCCATCGAAAACGAGATGGCGAAATATAAAAAATATGAGCGCTGGGTGCATCCGCTGCGGTTCCTCCACGCTCTTCCCCTCAGCCACGTCTTCGGACAGTTCATGGGCCTTTGGACACCTGCCCTGCTGGCAGCCGAGGTGCACTTTGTAGATCAGTTCGAAGCCCGGCGCATGACCCATCTCATCCGGCGGGAACGCATCTCCGTGCTCATAGCCGTGCCGCGCATCCTGCAACTCCTGCGGGCGCACCTGCTCGGGCAGTTCCCTTCTCTCGCGGAAAGCTTGCAGCGCACAAAGGGACTCTCCATCTGGAAACGCTGGTGGCGCTTTCGGCGCATTCATCGAACCTTGGGCCTGAAGTTCTGGGCCATCATCTCAGGCGGAGCGACGCTCCCTGCCGAGCTGGAAGCCTTCTGGAACCAGTTGGGCTTCGCGCTCATCCAGGGCTACGGAATGACCGAGACCGCCGCGCTGGTAACGTTGAATCACCCCTTCCGCATCGGCCGCGGAACCATAGGGAAAGCCCTCCCGGGTCGCGAAGTCCGCATCAGCAATGAAGGCGAAATCCTGGTGCGCGGCGACATCCTCGCCTCTGCCACATGGCAGCGCGGCACAATGCGTCCCCGCGAAGGCGAGTGGCTGGCGACAGGCGATCTCGCAGCCGAGAACGAGTCCGGCGAACTCCGCTTCCTCGGCAGAAAAGGCGACCTCATCGTTACCGCCGCAGGGATGAACATCCATCCCGCCGATCTCGAAGAGGCAATCAGCAGACAGCCAGGCGTACGCGGATGCGCCGTCGTGCCCTGCGAAACGGCAAGCGGCACCGAACCCGTCGCCGTCGTGCTCTTTTCAGGAAACGAGGAAGAGTTGCAAGCGGCAGCGGTCAGCGCAAACCGCACACTGGCCGACTATCAGCAAATTCGCCGGATCCTGCGCTGGCCCGAACTGCAGTTCCCCTACACCACCACCGGAAAACTGCTCCGAAGAAAGGTAACGCAGTGGGCCTGCGATACCCTCTCGCATCAGCAGTCATCCAATCCGTCCAGCGAAGATGTCCTGATCAATTTGATCGCCGAAATCACAGGCGAATCAATCTCCGGTACAGGCGACAGCCTGCGCCTTTCAGAGGACCTGCATCTCGACAGTCTGGGCCGCGTGCAGTTGCAGTCCGAGTTGGAGCAGAGGCTCGGCCTTGAACTTCAGGACGATCGAATCGCTGGCATGGAGAGGCTGGGCGATCTACGCAAGCTGCTAAGCGAAGAGTCCAGCGCGAATCTTCTCCCGCTTTCTACTGCACAAGCCATCGAAGCGAAGACGAATGCATCGCAACCACAAATCAGTCCGTTGGAAAAACCAGCGGCAGCCCCGCCCCACCATATCTATCCACGATGGCCATGGAGTTGGCCAGTCAAAACAATCCGTATCGTCTTCATCGAGCTTGTCATGAGACCGTTGACCAGGCTGCTTGCCGCGCCACGAGTAATCCGCCTGAGGGACGATCTCCCGTCAGGTCCATTGCTCATCATCGCCAACCACGTCACCGCCTACGACGGAGCGCTGGTCCTCTACGCTCTGCCCCCAGCTCTGAGGCATCGAACGGCGATTGCCATGTCCGGCGAGATGCTGTTCGACCTCCGCCGCGGCCAGAATCAACGCAACGCTCTGCTCAACCTGCTCTCGCCAATCGGCTATTGGCTAGTCACAGCGTTCTTCAACGTCTTCCCTATGCCCCAGCTGCGCGGCTTCCAGCAAAGCTTCGAACACGCAGGCGAGGCAATGGACCAGGGCTACTCGGTTCTGGTCTTTCCCGAAGGCGCCCGCAGTCCAGATGCGAAGCTGACTCCGTTCCGCTCCGGCATCGGCCTGTTGACCCAGCAGTCGCGCGTCCCTGTGCTCCCCATCGCGCTGGCCGGTCTCGGTCAAATGAAAAAGACCGGCTGGTTCCGCTCCGGCCATCTGGAGATTCGCATCGGCACCCCGATCCTGCCGGATCAGCAAGCAACCCCGGCAGAGCTAACCGCAAAACTGGAGGCAAGCGTCCAGCAGCTTACAGCAAAGTAG